The Ruegeria sp. YS9 genome contains a region encoding:
- a CDS encoding AraC family transcriptional regulator, translating to MTNVAPTILSTVSSQFIDDWLTALRTLCPEAQMASLLGRSGLVADTRHPHGRVTLDQIVCLYQLAAVETGDEMMGLWSRPIRPRALQHLLTTVREATSLSSALYRFSTFWNLLLDDYQFDLDDADNMLVLTLKPRGAAQVQRFGHMLILKLAHGLMSWLAGHEVPVRGVDFVFDRPDFDQDYAVIFPAPLRFGQGATAISFDPNALGPVQARSTSDLDRFLQNAPRDWIFTSSREHTQSLRVRTYLGQTGWGAATLTQTASAMHMTPRTLIRRLHADGTSFQAIKDALRRDIAIRDLQAGRKSVEAIAHDVGFSSAANFHRAFQRWTGSTPSSYRRTNI from the coding sequence ATGACCAATGTCGCACCAACGATCCTTTCCACGGTTTCCAGCCAGTTTATCGATGACTGGCTGACGGCATTGCGTACGCTATGCCCCGAGGCTCAGATGGCATCGCTTCTCGGCCGGTCGGGTTTGGTCGCGGATACGCGTCACCCTCATGGTCGCGTCACGCTGGATCAGATCGTATGTCTCTATCAACTTGCCGCAGTTGAGACCGGTGATGAGATGATGGGGCTTTGGAGCCGCCCAATCCGGCCGAGGGCCCTGCAACATCTTTTGACGACAGTCCGGGAAGCCACGTCACTTTCATCAGCACTTTATCGCTTTTCGACCTTCTGGAACTTGTTGCTGGATGACTACCAGTTTGATCTGGATGACGCCGATAACATGTTGGTGCTTACCCTGAAGCCACGGGGCGCGGCTCAAGTTCAGCGGTTCGGGCATATGCTGATACTCAAACTTGCCCACGGGCTCATGTCTTGGCTGGCGGGGCATGAAGTTCCGGTCAGGGGCGTCGATTTCGTGTTTGACCGCCCCGACTTTGATCAGGATTACGCGGTCATCTTTCCGGCGCCGCTACGGTTTGGCCAAGGCGCCACCGCGATTTCGTTCGATCCGAATGCACTGGGTCCAGTGCAGGCGCGCAGCACATCTGATCTTGACCGGTTTTTGCAAAACGCGCCCCGAGACTGGATCTTCACCAGTTCGCGAGAGCACACCCAATCGCTGCGGGTGCGCACATATCTGGGTCAAACGGGCTGGGGCGCAGCAACCCTGACCCAGACAGCGTCCGCGATGCACATGACCCCGCGCACCCTGATCCGCAGGCTGCATGCGGATGGAACATCGTTTCAGGCCATCAAGGATGCCCTGCGGCGTGACATCGCAATCCGTGATCTTCAGGCGGGGCGCAAAAGCGTTGAGGCCATCGCCCATGATGTCGGATTCTCCTCGGCTGCAAACTTTCACCGGGCCTTTCAACGCTGGACCGGCAGCACCCCCAGCTCGTATCGCAGGACGAATATCTGA
- a CDS encoding acyl-CoA dehydrogenase family protein — MSDKLATILQAARDHAEQVILPNVDAWNAAKTWPRDASDKAGAAGLTGLYAPEEFGGQALPLSEGIQVYEQLGLGDGAYAFALSMHNICTFAGCGYGTDAFKEKWARDLTSGRKLANFALTEPQSGSDATNMYSRAVINGDGTWTISGAKAWVSLATEADIYFTVVKTSDAPGHKDMAMIAIPADAPGLSFGPLYDTPSYNFLPLAEMYMDKVVVSEDNIILPIGQGLQGSLMAIDIARVSIASGCCGLMQAALDTALSYSKNRKMFGGKNLDLDGIQWMLGEVATDLEASKLLYRKAAESLGTPEGPLMAAHAKRFVPDAAVKAANTCTQVLGGAGLLQPYGLDRLSRLAQMLRIVDGTTEISRVVIGRALQKRAATLPDLPVPKGFGETD; from the coding sequence ATGTCAGACAAACTCGCCACCATACTCCAAGCCGCACGCGACCACGCCGAGCAAGTCATCCTGCCCAATGTGGACGCCTGGAACGCCGCAAAGACATGGCCCCGTGATGCGTCTGACAAGGCCGGGGCCGCTGGCCTGACGGGGCTCTACGCCCCCGAAGAGTTTGGCGGCCAGGCCTTGCCGCTGTCCGAGGGCATTCAGGTCTACGAACAGCTGGGGCTCGGAGATGGCGCTTATGCCTTTGCCCTGTCGATGCACAACATCTGTACCTTCGCGGGCTGCGGCTATGGCACGGATGCCTTCAAGGAAAAATGGGCGCGAGATCTGACCTCGGGCCGCAAACTGGCGAACTTTGCCCTGACCGAACCGCAATCGGGGTCGGACGCAACAAACATGTATTCGCGCGCCGTGATCAATGGTGACGGCACATGGACGATCAGCGGCGCGAAAGCATGGGTCAGCCTGGCGACCGAAGCTGATATCTATTTCACCGTGGTTAAGACCAGTGACGCACCCGGCCACAAGGATATGGCGATGATCGCCATTCCCGCCGACGCACCGGGCCTCAGCTTTGGGCCGCTTTATGATACCCCGTCCTACAACTTCCTGCCCTTGGCCGAGATGTACATGGACAAAGTGGTGGTGAGCGAAGACAACATCATCCTGCCCATTGGCCAGGGCCTGCAAGGCTCGCTCATGGCGATCGATATTGCCCGCGTTTCGATTGCGTCAGGATGCTGTGGATTGATGCAAGCTGCGCTGGATACGGCGTTGTCCTATTCCAAGAACCGCAAGATGTTTGGTGGCAAGAACCTCGATCTGGACGGGATCCAGTGGATGCTGGGCGAGGTTGCAACAGACCTTGAAGCCTCAAAGCTTCTCTACCGAAAGGCGGCAGAATCCCTTGGCACGCCCGAAGGTCCATTGATGGCTGCCCATGCGAAAAGGTTCGTGCCCGATGCCGCCGTGAAGGCTGCGAACACCTGTACGCAAGTGTTGGGTGGTGCGGGGCTGTTGCAGCCCTACGGTCTGGATCGTTTGTCCCGCCTTGCGCAAATGCTGCGGATCGTGGACGGGACGACGGAAATCAGCCGCGTGGTTATCGGGCGGGCCTTGCAAAAACGTGCGGCAACTCTGCCTGATCTGCCGGTGCCGAAAGGCTTTGGCGAGACCGACTGA
- a CDS encoding HAD-IIA family hydrolase has protein sequence MGFGESTRGHHLTGFSVQDAFDAYEAVRHRLPQTRSTELSYRQADTLEDIAHEFDVFLLDAFGVLNIGDTAIPGTPDRVRSLKGAGKRVLVVSNAAGFPHATLLEKYTRLGYDFAPQDVITSRVTLLSELNGQSELHWGLMATPSAGLRDLEGLKLSYLEDDPKPYETVDGFLMIGSAVWTESRQAMLEAALLERPRPVLVGNPDIVAPREYGFSKEPGLYAHRLADRTGVAPQFFGKPFANIYDIAFQRLGHIDKPRVLMVGDSLHTDILGAREAGIASALISGYGFFAGHDVEAAIMKAGIAPNFVLNRP, from the coding sequence ATGGGTTTCGGCGAAAGTACGAGGGGCCATCATTTGACCGGTTTCTCTGTGCAAGATGCTTTTGACGCCTACGAGGCTGTACGACATCGCCTGCCGCAAACCAGATCTACTGAATTGAGCTATCGCCAGGCGGACACGCTGGAGGACATAGCTCATGAGTTTGACGTGTTCCTCCTCGATGCTTTCGGGGTTCTCAATATTGGTGATACGGCAATCCCGGGCACGCCGGATCGGGTCAGGTCGCTGAAAGGCGCCGGCAAACGTGTTCTGGTTGTGTCGAATGCCGCTGGGTTTCCCCACGCAACTCTACTGGAGAAGTACACGAGGCTTGGTTACGATTTCGCCCCACAAGACGTGATCACCAGCCGGGTCACATTGTTGTCTGAACTGAACGGCCAAAGTGAGTTGCATTGGGGATTGATGGCGACCCCCAGTGCCGGCCTTCGCGATCTGGAGGGGCTGAAACTATCCTATCTGGAGGACGATCCGAAGCCCTACGAAACCGTCGACGGTTTTTTGATGATCGGGTCGGCGGTTTGGACTGAATCGCGGCAAGCCATGTTGGAGGCCGCTTTGCTGGAGCGCCCCCGCCCGGTATTGGTCGGCAACCCTGACATTGTCGCTCCGCGCGAGTATGGTTTTTCCAAGGAACCCGGTCTTTACGCGCATCGGCTGGCAGACCGGACAGGCGTCGCCCCTCAGTTTTTTGGAAAGCCTTTTGCCAATATCTATGATATTGCTTTCCAACGTCTCGGGCACATCGACAAGCCCCGGGTTCTGATGGTTGGCGACAGCCTTCACACCGACATACTGGGCGCACGAGAAGCCGGCATAGCTTCCGCTCTCATCTCGGGATACGGTTTCTTCGCAGGGCATGATGTTGAAGCAGCGATCATGAAGGCAGGGATAGCGCCGAACTTTGTCTTGAACCGGCCTTGA
- the phnE gene encoding phosphonate ABC transporter, permease protein PhnE — translation MPILERDDAQIWRRRTTGQSLVRWFGWLLGVAIFVYCWQLISESTTWFFVWDAPRIANDIWTRATPPKWEYITQLGRPIWDTLNIATLGTIIALCMAVPVAFLAARNTTPSALFIRPIALLVIVSTRSINSLIWALLLIAIIGPGVFAGVIAIAIRSIGFCAKLLYEAIEEIDHTQVEAIAATGASRWQVMAYGIVPQILPAFAGIAVFRWDINIRESTVLGLVGAGGIGLQLSASLNVLAWPQVSLILIVILVAVMISEWVSAKVRGAII, via the coding sequence ATGCCGATACTTGAACGCGACGATGCGCAAATCTGGCGTCGCCGGACAACAGGTCAGAGCTTGGTTCGTTGGTTCGGCTGGCTGTTGGGCGTGGCGATCTTTGTTTACTGCTGGCAGCTGATTTCGGAATCGACCACTTGGTTTTTCGTCTGGGACGCGCCCCGTATCGCCAATGATATATGGACCCGGGCAACGCCTCCTAAATGGGAGTACATCACCCAGCTGGGTCGCCCGATTTGGGACACGCTAAATATCGCCACCCTGGGTACAATCATCGCCCTGTGCATGGCAGTCCCCGTCGCCTTTTTGGCGGCCCGCAACACCACGCCGTCCGCTCTGTTCATCCGGCCGATTGCGCTATTGGTCATTGTCTCGACCCGCTCCATCAACTCGTTGATCTGGGCGCTTCTTCTGATCGCGATTATTGGTCCCGGAGTGTTCGCCGGTGTCATAGCAATCGCCATTCGTTCAATCGGGTTTTGCGCAAAGCTTCTTTACGAAGCGATTGAGGAAATTGATCACACGCAGGTCGAAGCAATCGCGGCGACCGGTGCTTCACGCTGGCAGGTCATGGCCTATGGGATCGTACCGCAAATCCTGCCTGCGTTTGCAGGCATTGCCGTTTTCCGTTGGGATATCAACATCCGCGAATCCACGGTGCTTGGGCTGGTTGGAGCTGGAGGCATCGGGTTGCAACTTTCAGCTTCTCTCAACGTTCTGGCATGGCCGCAAGTCAGCCTGATCCTGATTGTAATTCTGGTCGCCGTTATGATCAGCGAATGGGTTTCGGCGAAAGTACGAGGGGCCATCATTTGA
- the phnE gene encoding phosphonate ABC transporter, permease protein PhnE, which produces MSHRELDDMLGKGWRKPAFVKNPVLRWALLLGFFAYLIAAFMTIEVDWGRVYEGLDRGWAFVLAFTSPDFISRWSDIWSGLLESIVMTVAASVVGILISIPIGLGAARNIAPLPIYMICRGIVAISRALQEIIVAILLVAIFGFGPLAGFLTLSFATIGFLSKLLAEDIEAMDKVQAEAIKASGARWPQWINYGVQPQVMPRLVGLSMYRIDINFRESAILGLVGAGGIGATLNTAFDRYEYDTAAAILILIIGIVMALEYLSGIIRARVQ; this is translated from the coding sequence ATGAGCCATCGAGAACTGGACGACATGCTGGGAAAAGGCTGGCGTAAGCCTGCCTTTGTCAAGAACCCAGTGCTCCGCTGGGCATTGCTTCTTGGTTTTTTCGCCTACCTGATCGCAGCCTTTATGACCATCGAAGTCGATTGGGGCCGTGTCTATGAAGGGCTGGATCGGGGTTGGGCGTTTGTGCTTGCATTCACCAGCCCGGACTTCATTTCACGGTGGTCAGATATTTGGAGCGGCCTTCTGGAAAGTATCGTCATGACCGTGGCCGCGTCGGTCGTGGGTATCCTGATATCGATCCCGATTGGGCTGGGGGCTGCACGCAATATCGCGCCATTGCCAATCTACATGATTTGCCGAGGCATTGTTGCGATAAGCCGGGCATTGCAAGAGATTATCGTTGCCATATTGCTTGTGGCGATCTTCGGCTTTGGCCCGTTGGCCGGATTTCTGACGCTTTCCTTCGCCACCATAGGGTTTCTTTCGAAACTTCTGGCCGAAGATATCGAAGCCATGGACAAGGTTCAGGCCGAGGCGATCAAGGCCTCTGGAGCGCGTTGGCCACAATGGATCAACTATGGAGTTCAGCCGCAAGTGATGCCGCGACTTGTGGGCCTTTCCATGTATCGGATCGACATCAACTTCCGGGAAAGCGCGATCCTCGGGCTCGTGGGGGCTGGCGGAATTGGTGCGACTTTGAACACCGCATTCGACCGCTATGAATACGACACCGCGGCGGCCATTCTCATTCTTATCATCGGCATCGTGATGGCTCTGGAATACCTTTCGGGGATTATTCGAGCGAGGGTTCAGTAA
- the phnC gene encoding phosphonate ABC transporter ATP-binding protein: protein MLRLQKLTKTYKTGDQALKAIDLEVPKGQVLALIGPSGAGKSTMIRCVNRLVEPTSGGVLLDDVDVTKLGSGALRKVRRQMGMIFQEYALVERLTVMENVLSGRLGYVGFWRSFLRRYPQSDVDEAFRLLDRVGLLHMADKRADELSGGQRQRVGICRALIQNPKLLLVDEPTASLDPKTSRQIMRLITELCQERGLAAIINIHDVALAQMFVPRVVGLRFGEIVYDGLPTGLTPEKLTEIYGEEDWEATIEKVDEDEDIEAAE from the coding sequence ATGCTGCGTCTTCAAAAGCTGACGAAAACATACAAGACCGGAGATCAGGCGCTGAAGGCGATTGATCTTGAGGTTCCAAAAGGTCAGGTTCTTGCGTTGATCGGGCCCTCGGGCGCGGGCAAATCGACCATGATCCGCTGTGTCAACCGGTTGGTTGAACCGACCAGCGGCGGTGTCCTTCTGGATGACGTAGACGTGACCAAACTCGGCTCGGGTGCGCTGCGGAAAGTGCGCCGCCAAATGGGCATGATCTTTCAGGAATATGCTTTGGTCGAACGCCTTACAGTGATGGAAAACGTATTGTCCGGCAGGCTGGGTTATGTAGGGTTCTGGCGCAGTTTTCTGCGGCGGTATCCGCAGTCGGATGTGGACGAAGCCTTCCGCTTGCTCGATCGGGTGGGGCTGTTGCACATGGCGGATAAACGGGCGGATGAACTGTCGGGTGGTCAACGCCAGAGGGTGGGCATCTGCCGCGCCTTGATACAGAACCCGAAACTGTTGCTGGTCGATGAGCCAACTGCGTCGCTGGACCCAAAGACCAGCCGTCAAATCATGCGGCTGATCACCGAGTTATGTCAGGAACGCGGATTGGCGGCCATCATCAATATCCATGATGTGGCGCTCGCTCAGATGTTTGTTCCCCGCGTCGTGGGACTCCGCTTTGGCGAAATTGTGTATGATGGACTTCCCACCGGCCTTACCCCTGAGAAGCTGACCGAGATCTATGGGGAAGAGGACTGGGAAGCAACCATCGAAAAAGTGGACGAAGATGAAGATATCGAGGCCGCAGAATGA
- the phnD gene encoding phosphate/phosphite/phosphonate ABC transporter substrate-binding protein gives MKIDIKLLLGASAIALMSISGTASAQDCPRGDLDERFCDADGDLIADIPTDPSEQIDPDTLIFAYTPVEDPAVYKTAWSDFLDHLKAETGKDVVFFPVQNNAAQIEAMRSGRLHIAGFNTGSNPLAVNCAGFRPFTIMASKDGNFGYEMEIITYPGSGIEKVEDIKGKQLAFTSPTSNSGFKAPSAILKSDFDLLPERDFEPVYSGKHDNSILGVANKDYLAASIANSVKSRMISRDVIKEDDVITIYKSQTFPTTGFGTVYNLTPELQEKIRNAFFSFDWEGTTLEAEFSKSNEGQFLEMTYQEFWDVIRKIDAANGVSYACQ, from the coding sequence ATGAAGATTGATATCAAACTATTGCTTGGGGCATCTGCAATCGCGCTCATGTCGATAAGTGGAACGGCGTCGGCGCAGGATTGTCCACGCGGTGACTTGGACGAGCGTTTTTGTGATGCCGACGGTGATTTGATCGCGGATATCCCCACGGACCCTTCCGAGCAGATAGATCCGGACACTTTGATTTTTGCCTATACGCCGGTTGAAGACCCCGCCGTATACAAAACTGCTTGGTCAGACTTTCTTGACCATTTGAAAGCGGAAACTGGCAAGGATGTCGTCTTTTTTCCAGTCCAGAACAACGCGGCCCAGATCGAGGCGATGCGTTCGGGCCGTTTGCATATTGCAGGCTTCAACACCGGTTCCAACCCACTTGCGGTAAACTGCGCCGGGTTCCGTCCGTTCACGATCATGGCTTCGAAGGACGGAAATTTTGGTTACGAGATGGAGATCATCACCTATCCGGGTTCGGGCATCGAAAAGGTCGAAGACATCAAGGGAAAGCAACTGGCTTTCACATCGCCTACATCCAACTCGGGATTCAAAGCGCCCTCGGCGATCCTGAAAAGCGATTTTGATCTTCTGCCCGAACGCGATTTCGAACCTGTCTACTCGGGCAAGCACGACAACTCGATTCTGGGTGTCGCCAACAAGGATTACCTGGCGGCCTCAATTGCGAATTCCGTCAAGTCCCGGATGATCTCGCGCGATGTGATCAAGGAAGATGATGTCATTACGATCTACAAGTCGCAGACCTTCCCGACCACAGGGTTTGGCACCGTCTACAACCTGACGCCCGAGTTGCAGGAAAAGATCCGCAATGCGTTTTTCAGTTTCGACTGGGAAGGCACGACTCTGGAGGCGGAGTTCTCGAAGTCGAACGAAGGCCAATTCCTCGAGATGACCTATCAGGAATTCTGGGACGTCATTCGTAAAATTGACGCAGCAAATGGCGTCTCTTACGCCTGCCAGTAA
- a CDS encoding DeoR/GlpR family DNA-binding transcription regulator has protein sequence MLLLNATRPETKRKLPYWQIGRLTLCLGSYSEFGQSVHLCFALGNTCVRSNSHNLPWVMQQKILHYDRKPTKVGFEAKSGRRMSKTKTRGRMSEKNQSRVKKSDRRQQILLELKLRPHVRINELAQRFNVSTETVRRDFDALSNDGLIARAHGGASAAAQGHYPGLDERTNAQVEERERIGATAAELIQSGETVMIDSGSTTIEMARELAYIDTPCTVITNSIPVAMTLGHGAAQVLLCPGEFLATESATIGTETLEFLSRFNVDRCMIGSSGFSTDGPSETVRGFAAVKRVMLTRAEKRHLLVDSGKFGRKGLSQVGDLSDLDSIITDKKPTGELRNAIEGAGVDVLVAG, from the coding sequence ATGCTGCTCCTCAATGCCACACGACCAGAAACCAAAAGAAAGCTGCCTTATTGGCAAATTGGCCGGTTAACGCTTTGCCTTGGCTCGTATTCTGAATTTGGTCAGTCTGTGCACCTTTGCTTTGCGCTTGGAAATACTTGTGTTCGCTCGAATTCTCACAACCTTCCGTGGGTTATGCAACAAAAAATATTGCATTATGACCGAAAGCCCACAAAAGTAGGCTTCGAAGCCAAGTCGGGTCGTCGGATGTCCAAAACTAAAACGCGCGGCAGAATGTCTGAAAAGAACCAAAGCCGGGTAAAGAAGTCCGACCGGCGCCAACAGATATTGCTGGAACTGAAGCTGCGCCCGCACGTTCGCATCAATGAACTTGCACAGCGGTTCAACGTCTCCACCGAGACGGTACGCAGAGATTTCGATGCGCTGTCGAATGACGGTTTGATAGCGCGGGCACACGGGGGGGCGTCGGCCGCCGCGCAAGGGCACTATCCGGGTCTGGATGAACGAACAAACGCTCAGGTTGAGGAACGCGAACGGATAGGCGCCACAGCGGCGGAACTGATCCAGAGCGGTGAAACGGTCATGATCGATTCCGGCTCGACCACAATCGAAATGGCACGTGAACTGGCTTATATTGATACCCCTTGCACGGTAATCACCAATTCCATTCCCGTAGCTATGACCCTTGGCCATGGGGCTGCACAAGTGCTGTTATGCCCAGGGGAATTTTTGGCTACCGAGTCCGCAACGATCGGAACCGAGACGCTGGAGTTTCTGTCCCGTTTCAACGTCGACAGGTGCATGATCGGTTCCTCGGGGTTTTCGACGGATGGCCCTTCAGAAACAGTGCGGGGCTTTGCGGCAGTAAAGAGGGTGATGCTGACGCGAGCCGAGAAACGGCACCTTCTTGTTGATTCCGGGAAATTTGGCCGGAAAGGCCTGTCTCAGGTAGGAGACCTTAGTGACCTGGATTCGATAATCACCGACAAAAAACCAACAGGAGAATTGCGTAACGCTATTGAGGGCGCCGGGGTCGACGTTCTCGTTGCCGGGTAG
- a CDS encoding NUDIX hydrolase, whose amino-acid sequence MGDSETADQIAALPMRWDKTGKLRVLMVTSRDTGRWVIPKGWLMDGKEPWHAAEIEAQEEAGAVGTISKQPIGHFYYDKRYEGRSSVRCRVTLYPLVVEKLKRHWKEESERTRHWFSPAKAARLVQERDLSDLLNNLTDDPEVKIVIKKLRKAA is encoded by the coding sequence ATGGGCGACAGCGAAACGGCAGACCAGATTGCGGCGCTTCCGATGCGCTGGGACAAGACTGGCAAGTTGCGCGTTCTTATGGTCACTTCGCGGGATACCGGCCGGTGGGTTATCCCGAAAGGATGGCTAATGGACGGCAAAGAACCATGGCATGCCGCCGAAATCGAAGCGCAAGAAGAAGCAGGCGCTGTCGGCACCATTTCGAAACAGCCCATCGGTCATTTTTACTATGATAAACGATACGAGGGGCGAAGCAGCGTTCGCTGCCGCGTTACTCTTTATCCCCTGGTCGTCGAAAAGCTGAAGCGACACTGGAAGGAAGAAAGTGAACGCACACGTCACTGGTTTTCGCCGGCAAAGGCCGCAAGGTTGGTTCAAGAAAGAGACCTGTCAGATTTGCTGAACAATCTGACAGACGATCCAGAAGTCAAAATTGTCATAAAGAAACTTCGAAAGGCTGCATGA
- a CDS encoding ABC transporter substrate-binding protein, producing MRKLISTTVGSVIALAASLSAAQADKLTLYCSAQEDWCQLMARSFEDATGIDVNMTRKSSGETFAQIRAESSNPKGDVWWGGTGDPHLQAAEEGLTMEYISPMRDQLHDWAISQAESAGNRTIGIYSGALGYGYNSDLIAANNLPEPACWKDLLKPEYKGHVQMANPNSSGTAYTTLASMVQIFGEDEGFEFMKGLHSNINQYTKSGSAPIKAAGRGENTIGIVFMHDAVKQAVSGFPIKVVAPCEGTGYEIGSMSIIKGARNEEEAKKFYDWALSPEAQNLALQVNAFQVPSNKNAKTSESAPDMSQIKLIDYDFKKYGSSDERKRLLQKWDEEVSTLPQ from the coding sequence ATGAGGAAATTGATATCCACCACGGTTGGATCGGTGATCGCCCTGGCTGCGTCACTGTCGGCGGCACAGGCCGATAAACTGACACTTTACTGTTCGGCGCAAGAAGATTGGTGCCAACTGATGGCGCGCAGCTTTGAAGATGCCACGGGCATCGACGTCAACATGACGCGGAAGTCGTCAGGTGAAACTTTTGCACAAATACGCGCCGAAAGCTCGAACCCGAAAGGGGACGTTTGGTGGGGCGGTACGGGTGATCCGCATTTGCAGGCCGCCGAAGAGGGCCTGACGATGGAATACATTTCGCCGATGCGCGACCAGCTTCATGATTGGGCGATATCCCAGGCAGAAAGCGCGGGCAACAGAACGATCGGCATCTATTCGGGCGCACTCGGCTACGGCTACAATTCCGATCTTATCGCTGCCAACAACCTGCCCGAACCGGCCTGCTGGAAAGACCTGCTGAAGCCCGAATACAAGGGCCACGTTCAGATGGCGAACCCGAACTCATCGGGTACGGCCTATACCACGCTGGCGTCGATGGTGCAGATCTTCGGCGAGGATGAAGGTTTTGAGTTCATGAAAGGTCTGCATTCGAACATCAACCAATATACCAAGTCCGGGTCCGCGCCGATCAAGGCCGCCGGTCGGGGTGAGAACACCATTGGTATCGTCTTCATGCATGACGCCGTGAAGCAGGCCGTTTCAGGATTCCCGATTAAGGTCGTCGCGCCATGCGAGGGCACGGGATACGAAATCGGCTCGATGTCGATTATCAAAGGGGCGCGCAACGAAGAAGAGGCGAAAAAGTTCTATGACTGGGCGCTGTCTCCAGAAGCTCAGAACCTTGCTCTTCAGGTCAACGCGTTTCAGGTACCGTCGAACAAGAACGCAAAAACTTCGGAGAGCGCGCCAGACATGAGCCAGATCAAGCTGATTGATTATGACTTCAAAAAGTATGGTTCCTCAGACGAACGGAAGCGCCTGTTGCAGAAATGGGACGAAGAGGTTTCGACTCTGCCGCAGTAA